The Tenuifilum sp. 4138str genome contains the following window.
TCCAGTGCCTTTCGTATTCAGGATCAATTTGCTTTAAAACCTCCAGCAAATCCTTCCCTAAAAAAACTTGGCTTAAGTACTGCTGAAATTGCGATACATTCTTAATAACCAAAAGTTTTTCAAGGTTTACAAGAAGTTCATTACGGAGAGGAATGAAACGTCGGGCGTTATACATGGTTGGCGAGATGTAGTCGAATAAATGATGGCTCCGCTCAAAGCATCCTGCAAAGATATTGAACACGTTTGTTTGAAGGTAATACGACTCATCATCGCAACGGATATAGTTTTCAGCGTCGCCTGTAATATTAAACTCCACGAAATCAATGATTTCGTCCTTTTTCAACAGGCTAATACGCATTTTACTACTAGTGGGTAAGGGCATAAATCATATTTTTCAATTCAAATATACTAACTTTATTCATTTACTCTTAAATTTTTTTTTAACAATTGTTTATTCTGACGTAAACATTCTATTTTAGCAGTATATTAAAATTGTTAAAAAGTGACTGGGACTTTAGTTAACGTTATAGCAGTATTGGCTGGGGGCTCAATAGGTTTGCTTATTGGATCCCGTATGCCCGAAAAGTACAGTAAAGTTTTTTTTCAAGTGGTTGGGCTCTTTACGTTGGTACTGGGTTTATCAATGGCAATTAAAACCAATGAACCCTTACTGGTTGTATTCAGCTTAATTCTGGGTGTGCTATCGGGGACTTTACTCGATTTGCAAAGCAGGCTCGATAACCTATCGAACCGGTTAAAAAATCGGTTTAAAATATCAGGGAATCGCTTTTCGGAAGGACTGGTTGTGGCTTTCCTGCTTTACTGCATGGGTTCGTTAACTGTACTGGGTGCCATTGAGGAGGGTTTGGGTGGAACACCCAAACTTTTTTACCTCAAAAGCCTTATGGATGGGTTCTCATCCATTGTGCTAGCATCAACCCTTGGGATAGGGGTTCTGTTTTCCGCCTTGCCCTTGCTACTATATCAGGGTTCATTGACATTGATTGCCTCTTTTGCGGCTAGCAGCCTAAGTGGAAGCATGGTAAATGAACTATCGGCTGTAGGTGGTATACTTTTAGTGGCTTTAGGGTTTAATATACTAGAGATAAAACGTTTCCACGTGATCAATATGCTTCCTGCACTAATATTCATCGTTATTCTAACTTCACTTTTCGCAAACCATGCATAGCATTTCCCATATCGAGAATCTTTCAAAGCTCTTTTCCGAGGTGTATGGGCATTCGGCCCTTAACATTGTTCAGCTGTCCGGTTCTGGTTCTGCACGCATCTACTTTAGGATTGAATCACAGCAACTGTCGTGCATTGGAACATTTAACGATGATGTAAAGGAAAACGAAACATTTTTCTACCTCACGGAACATTTACACCATCGCAATATTTCGGTTCCAAGGGTATTGGGTATTTCAAGCTGTAGAAGGTACTACTTACAATCCGATTTGGGTTCTTTGTCGTTGTTCGATAAAATAACTGATGCTAACAGCGATACTCTTGAAGTTCAGAATTTGATTGGGCAAGCAATATCCAACCTTGCCCGGTTCAATATTTTGGGTTTTGATGGTATTGATGATTCAAAGCTATACCCAATTTCGCATTTCGATATCAAATCGGTGATGTGGGATTTGTACTATTTCAAGTACTGCTTCCTTAAGCCTTCAGGGGTTACTTATAGTGAAGCCGAGTTGGAAAATGTCTTTGGCTATTTAGCAGAAAAGGTGCTCAATGGCGATAATCAATTCCTGCAATTCCGCGATTTTCAATCCCGTAATATTATGATTCTGGCTAACCAGCCATATTTCATTGATTATCAGAGCGCCAGAATTGGCTCAGGCCTTTACGATATAGCTTCTTTTCTATATCAGGCAAAGGCTAATTTCAGCGATTCTACTCGGCAGAAGTTTCTAGTGCATTACCTTGATGAGCTGTCCAAATACCGTTCCATTAACAGGTGTGAAATGGTGCCCCAATTTCCTTATATGGCTATCTTTAGAATTTTGCAAACTCTTGGGGCTTATGGTTTCAGAGGTCTTTTTGAGCGTAAAACCCATTTCATTCAAAGCGTTCCTCTTGCGTTGCATAACCTCAGCAATTTGCTTGCTAATGTTGACGATAGCCGTTTAAGGTATCTCAGTCAGCTTAACAAAGAGCTATTAGGTAGATATCAAGTTGGCCAAAGTGATGATTTTGACGGACTTACCGTTCAGGTATATAGTTTTTCTATTAAGAGTGGCTATCCACCACTAAATCCTGAGCATGGAGGAGGGTTTGTATTTGATTGCCGATATTTACCCAATCCTGGCCAACTCGATTTGTACAAGAATCTGACAGGACTCGATAAGCCTGTAATAGACTATTTACTTTCTTTGGATGAAGTAAATGTTTTTTGCGATAACGCTTTTTCATTAGTGAAGTCGGCAATAGATAAGTATTTGTCTCGAAACTTTAAACATTTATCGGTTGGTTTTGGTTGTACTGGTGGCCAACATCGATCAGTATTTTGTGCAGAGAACCTTGTTAAGCAACTAAAAAGTACTTTTGGCGATAGTGGATTAAGAATTTTGGTTAAGCATATCGAACTTGAAAAGCGTTAGCAGAATGCCAAAAAAGAAATGTGCGAAAGGTAAGGCAGGGGTTAAGGTTGAGGGTAAGGACTACACTTGCATAAAGTGTGGTGCTAGTTCAAATAGCAAGGATAAACTTTGTAAACCTATTAAAAAGTAAGCTTATATGAGAGCAATGATTCTGGCCGCTGGCCTAGGCACCCGATTACTTCCCTTAACAGCCGATAAACCCAAAGCCCTTATTGAGGTTAACGGAAAAACCCTGCTTGAAATATGCATTAACAACCTAATTGGTTTCGGCTTTAATCACATAGTGGTTAATGTTCATCACCACGCACAGCAGATTATTGATTTTTTACGTAATAGCAGTTTTAATGCTCAAATTGATATTTCCGATGAAACTGAAAGATTACTCGACACCGGTGGTGCTCTTGTTCATGCCCGTAGTTTTCTCGATCAGGGCGAGCCTTTTCTGGTTCACAATGTCGATATAATCTCAAACATCGATTTACATTACCTATATCAGTATCATCTTAACTCATCTGCGCTTGCCTCGCTAGCTGTAAGTAAAAGAGAGGCTTCCAGGGTATTCCTTTTCAATGAGCAAATGGTTCTTTCTGGTTGGAGGAACATGGTTACTGGTAAGGTTATTATTACTAATCCTTCCAAAGCCCTTACTGCATATGCATTTTCTGGCATTCATGTTATTTCACCCGAAATATTCAAGCAACTGCCACCAAAGGGTGAGTTCTCAATTGTTGATGCTTATCTTAAACTATCAAAGGAATTTTTGATTCAGGGCGCCGATTTATCCCATTCCGATGTAATTGACGTG
Protein-coding sequences here:
- a CDS encoding DUF554 domain-containing protein; the encoded protein is MTGTLVNVIAVLAGGSIGLLIGSRMPEKYSKVFFQVVGLFTLVLGLSMAIKTNEPLLVVFSLILGVLSGTLLDLQSRLDNLSNRLKNRFKISGNRFSEGLVVAFLLYCMGSLTVLGAIEEGLGGTPKLFYLKSLMDGFSSIVLASTLGIGVLFSALPLLLYQGSLTLIASFAASSLSGSMVNELSAVGGILLVALGFNILEIKRFHVINMLPALIFIVILTSLFANHA
- a CDS encoding RapZ C-terminal domain-containing protein: MHSISHIENLSKLFSEVYGHSALNIVQLSGSGSARIYFRIESQQLSCIGTFNDDVKENETFFYLTEHLHHRNISVPRVLGISSCRRYYLQSDLGSLSLFDKITDANSDTLEVQNLIGQAISNLARFNILGFDGIDDSKLYPISHFDIKSVMWDLYYFKYCFLKPSGVTYSEAELENVFGYLAEKVLNGDNQFLQFRDFQSRNIMILANQPYFIDYQSARIGSGLYDIASFLYQAKANFSDSTRQKFLVHYLDELSKYRSINRCEMVPQFPYMAIFRILQTLGAYGFRGLFERKTHFIQSVPLALHNLSNLLANVDDSRLRYLSQLNKELLGRYQVGQSDDFDGLTVQVYSFSIKSGYPPLNPEHGGGFVFDCRYLPNPGQLDLYKNLTGLDKPVIDYLLSLDEVNVFCDNAFSLVKSAIDKYLSRNFKHLSVGFGCTGGQHRSVFCAENLVKQLKSTFGDSGLRILVKHIELEKR
- a CDS encoding nucleotidyltransferase family protein, with the translated sequence MRAMILAAGLGTRLLPLTADKPKALIEVNGKTLLEICINNLIGFGFNHIVVNVHHHAQQIIDFLRNSSFNAQIDISDETERLLDTGGALVHARSFLDQGEPFLVHNVDIISNIDLHYLYQYHLNSSALASLAVSKREASRVFLFNEQMVLSGWRNMVTGKVIITNPSKALTAYAFSGIHVISPEIFKQLPPKGEFSIVDAYLKLSKEFLIQGADLSHSDVIDVGKPDTLELASQFVTRKV